The sequence GATGCTCCATATACGTAATAACGATTTCATCGCCTTCGCGCACGTTTGCGCGACCGTAACTTGCCGCCACTAAGTTAATGGCCGTTGTCGTCCCGCGCGTAAAAATAATTTCTTCCGTCGAAGCGGCACCGATGAAGCGGCGCACTTTTTCACGCGCCCCTTCATATGCGTCAGTTGCCTTCGTCCCGAGCGTATGCACGCCACGATGAACGTTTGAATTATATTGTCGATAATAATTGTCAATCGCCTCAATGACCGGCAACGGTTTTTGCGACGTTGCTGCACTGTCTAAATAAACGAGCGGTTTGCCGTTTACTTGTTGATCTAAAATCGGGAATAGTTGACGAAGTTCTTTTACGTTCATCATTTAACTTTCCTTTCGATCACTTCAATTAATTGTTTTTTCACACGCTCAATCGGAATTTCATTGACGACTGGTGCTAAAAAGCCATGAATAATTAATCGTTCCGCTTCCGTTTTCGGAATACCGCGGCTCATTAAATAATATAGTTGCGTCGGATCGACACGGCCGACCGATGCCGCATGGCCTGCTGTCACATCATCTTCATCAATTAACAAAATCGGGTTTGCATCGCCGCGCGCTTTCGGGCTTAACATAAGCACACGCGACTCTTGCTCTGCGTTTGATTTTGATGCCCCGTGCTCAATTTTACCAATCCCGTTAAAAATGGATGTCGCTTCATCTTTGACTACGCCATGTTTTAAAATGTATCCTTCCGTATGCTTGCCGTAATGAATAACACTTGTCGTAAAGTTTTGGACTTGCTCACCGCGACTCACAACAACTGTCTTTGTATCACCAAAAGACCCATCGCCGATCAAGCGCGTAATGTTTTCTGAAATTGTATTTCCGTCGTTCATTAAACCGAGCGCCCATTCAATGCGCGCATGGCGGCCTGTAATTCCACGACGGTTCACATATGTCGTCGTTCCTTTAGCTAAACTGTCCACAGCGCCAAAAAATACTTGCGCATCGTCTAATGCAAACACTTCAGCAATGATGTTCACGATCGCTTCGGAACGTTCACGTGTTGAAATATAGTTTTCAACATACGTCACTTTGCTACCGACGTCCGCAACGATAATGACATGGTTAAATAACGCTTCCGCTTTTTCATGTACATATACCGCTTGCAATGGCACATCGACTTGGACATGCTTTGGTACGTATACAAACACCCCGCCGTTCACAAGCGCTGCATGAAGCGCTGTCAGACGATGTTCATTTACTTTGACGCCGTCCATAAAATATTTTTGCACAAGCTCACCATGTTCGCGGACAGCTGTCGCTAAGTCGGTGAAAATAACACCTTTTTCTTTTAGTTCATCTGCAAGCGATACGTATGCACATGTATGATCGCGTTGCACATATACATTTTTTTGTTCCTCATCGATATCAATAAGCACTTTCACTTCTTCTGGCAACTCTTCTAACGACGAAAGCGGTGCGCTTTCAACGAGATGAGTAGAAAATTGTGTAAAGTTCCAACGATCAATTTTTGTTTTATCTGGCTTCGGTAAAGGAAGTTGTTCCGCTTGCGCAAGAGCTTGTAAGCGAACGTTTAAAAGCCAGTCCGGTTCTCCACGCCCTTCAGAAAAAGAGCGCACATACTGTTGGTCGAATGGTAGTTTCGTCTCGATCATCATAAATCCTCCTAACGCTTACGCTTCTTGCTCAACGACTTCATCTTCAATGCCTAATTCTTTTTTAATCCAGTCGTATCCTTCAGCTTCAAGACGTTGTGCTAATTCTGGACCACCAGATTTCACGATGCGTCCTTGCATCATAACATGCACGTAATCTGGCGTAATGTAGTTTAATAAACGCTGATAGTGCGTAATGATTAAACAGCCAAAGTCGCTATTACGCATTTCGTTTACACCTTTTGCAACAACTTTTAATGCGTCAATGTCAAGGCCTGAGTCAATTTCATCTAAAATAGCAATTTTCGGTTGTAACATCATTAATTGTAAAATTTCGTTTCTCTTTTTCTCTCCACCTGAAAATCCTTCGTTTAAATAACGATGCGCCATATCTGGATTCATTTCTAAAAACGCCATTTTTTCGTCTAATTGGCGAATGAATTTCATTAATGAAATTTCGTTTCCTTCTCCACGACGTGCGTTAATAGCAGAACGAAGGAAATCCGCATTTGTTACACCGCTAATTTCGCTCGGATATTGCATCGCTAAAAATAGCCCAGCACGAGCGCGCTCATCTACTTCCATTTCTAATACATCTTGCCCATCTAATGTAATGCTTCCTTTTGTTACTTCATATTTTGGATGCCCCATAATGGCAGCGGATAACGTCGATTTCCCTGTTCCGTTCGGCCCCATGATCGCATGGAACTCGCCACCTTTAATTTCAAGGTTAACCCCTTTTAAAATTTCTTTTCCATCAATTGCAACGTGAAGATCTTTAATCGTTAATGTTGCCATAAAAAAATACCTCCAGTTTCGCTTATGTTCATGAAACGTAATTCTCACTTTATTCTCATTACAATTTTATAACAGATGAAAAGTATTAGCAACCTTATTGCAAGCATTTTGATACTTTTCTGTTTCTAAAGTTGGTTTAATTTATCACGTATGTAAAAAAGGATAGGGAATTCCTATCCTTTTAATGCATGCGAGTAAACGCGTTAAACGTTTGTCCAACTTTCGGCATATGTTGCGTAAATGTTCCTAACCCTTGCTTATATTCGTGTAAACATTGTTCTATCGACATATGCACGCCTCCTTCCTTTTTATCATGCGTCGTTTTCGAGAAAATATAAAAGGACGCCCGAATGGGCATCCTTATTTCGTTGCTGGAATAACAGCACCGTTATATTTTTGTAAAATGAAGTCTTGAATTTCCTTTGATTGCAACACTTCAACAAGCGTTTGAATTTCTTTACGTTTTTCGTCACCTTTACGAACCGCGATAATGTTCACGTATGGGTTGTTTTCTGGCGATTCAACCGCAATCGGATCTTTTGCTGGATCTAATCCGGCATCTAACGCATAGTTTGCGTTAATTAATACCGCATCTCCTTCATCATTTTTATACACTTGCGGAAGCAATCCTGCTTCGATATCTGCTTCAAATACTAAATTTTTCGGATTTTCAACAATGTCATCAATTGTTGCTTTCGTCTTATCGACACCATCTTTTAATTTAATTAGTCCTTTTTCTTCAAGCATCGATAAAATACGACCGTGATCAGCAACAGAGTTACTCATAATGATTTTTGCACCGTTTGGTAGCTCTTCAAGGCTTTTATATTTTTTAGAGTATACACCGATTGGTTCAATATGAATACCGCCAGCATTTACAAAGTCATAGCCATGTTCTTTCATTTGTGCTTCTAAATAAGGAATGTGTTGGAAATAGTTTGCATCTAACTCTTTATCTGCTAATGCTTTGTTTGGTAATACGAAATCTTGGAATGTAACAATTTCTAATTCAATACCCTTTTCTTTTAAAATCGGTTTTGCTTTTTCTAAAATTTCGGCATGTGGCACGTTTGATGCACCAACGACAAGCTTATTCGTCTTTTCTTCGGCACTTTCGCTTTTTCCGCAAGCAGCGAGCGCTAATACAACAACTGCAGCAACAAGTAAAGAGAACCATTTTTTCATTTGTTTTTTCCCCCTTTTATCGTTTATCTATTTTAGAAGTGACAAGGTCACCAATAAACTGAATGATAAAGACGATGATTAAAATGAGCACTGTTGCAACGAACGTGACGTCGTTATTGTTACGTTGAAACCCTTCTAAATACGCTAAGTTTCCAAGCCCTCCAGCACCGACAACTCCTGCCATCGCTGTATAACCAACGAGCGCGATCGCTGTAACTGTAATACCAGATACAAGTGCTGGCAACGCTTCAGGGAGAAGCACTTTCCAAATAATTGTTGCTGTCGTCGCCCCCATCGCTTTTGCCGCTTCAATAACACCTTTATCAATTTCACGAAGCGCAATTTCGACCATGCGTGCATAAAACGGCGCGGCACCAATAATTAGTGCAGGCAACGCGGCATTTGCCCCAAGAATCTTACCGACAACAAGCTTTGTAAACGGGATGAGCAAAATAATTAAAATAATAAACGGGATGGAACGAAAAATGTTGACGAACGATGCGATCACACCGTTAATAAAACGATTTTCCCATATGTTTCCCTTAGACGTTAAAAACAGCAACAATCCGAGTAAAATACCGAGCACAAACGTTGCGACAACGGAGACGGCGGTCATATACAACGTTTCCGTCGTGGCCGCCCATATTTTATCCCAAACGACGTTCGGAAATAGTTCATTGAACATTCGCCAACACCTCCACTTCAACTTCTTGCTGGCGAATGAAATCGAGCGCTCGCTCAATCTCGTCATTCGCACCGTCTAAATGAACGAACAACACCCCGTATGAACCGTGATGCGTTTGCGAAATTTTCCCTTGCAAAATGTTCACGTTCAAATCAAATTGTCGAATGATGTGCGTGATGAGTGGTTGCTCAGCTTCTTCGCCAACAAATGTAAGCTGTACAACTTTTCCATTTGGATATCGCTCAAGAAGATGCAACATCGCCTCTTTCGTTTCTTCCGGCTCTGTGACTTGCTGAACAAATCGTTTCGTAATCGGCTGCTCTGGCTTGCGGAACACGTGAAGCACTTCGCCCATCTCGACAATTTTTCCGTTTTCCATGACCGCTACACGATCACAAATTTTACGAATAACATGCATTTCGTGTGTAATTAATACGATCGTTAAACCAAGACGTTTATTAATGTCAACAAGCAAGTCTAAAATTGAGTCGGTCGTTTGCGGATCAAGCGCCGATGTTGCTTCATCGCACAACAACACTTTCGGATTGTTCGCTAATGCGCGTGCAATACCAACGCGTTGCTTTTGTCCGCCGCTCAGTTGTGACGGATACGCATTTTCTCTCCCTTGCAAACCGACGAGCTGAATGAGTTCATCGACGCGCTTCATCCGTTCTTCTTTCGGCACGCCAGCAATTTCTAACGGAAAAGCAATATTTTCGCGCACTGTTCGCGACCAAAGTAAATTAAAATGTTGAAAAATCATACCGATTTGTTGGCGCGCTTGGCGTAACTGCTTCCCGCTAATTTTCCCCATATCTTTCCCATCAACAATGACTTCACCGCTCGTCGGCTTTTCTAATCCGTTCAATAACCGAATGAGCGAGCTTTTCCCTGCGCCGCTATAGCCGATAATACCAAAAATTTCTCCTGCTTCAATATGCAAGTTCACACGATCAACAGCGGTCACATGTCCACTTGCTGCTTTGTACACTTTTGTTACATTCGATAATGTGATCACGTTGCTGTCACCTTCCTTCCATGAAAAAAACCTTTCTGCTCAAGAGAACAGAAAGGCGCGAATCGTCCATTCTGTCTCTTATCTCTCAAAGCAAACGCTTTGTGTGAATTGGCACCATTTCAGCAGCGCTGACGGTTGCCGGGTTTCATCGGGCACATCCCTCCACCTCTCTTGATAAGAGCGCTTTTAAACGCTTTATTCAGTTAACGTTTTAATATGTTTGAGGATCATTTTAAATTACAAAGGTGAGTATATCATCGAAAGAAGGACGGTGTCAATAAAAATTTTTCAACTATTTCCCCTTCATAATCAAGTGAACGGAATATATAGCATGAGAAATCGCTACTCTTCGGATGTCGGGCTACGAACAACCCACCGCTTTGTTAAAATGCAAAAGACTGACCCAGCACGCATTAGCGTTTCAGATCAGCCTCTTCAGTTCAAAAAATGAAGTTAAACTTTCCAATTGTAGGCATACATAGTTACATGCCAAACGGACCCTTTAATTACATTCTTCTTTTGTAATTCTAATCGTTACGTACACTTTATGAAAGGAGTCATAGTAGTCAGCTTGTGCAACACTAGATGTATACCATTTATCAACTAATTTCAAGTAAGAATCTGTATTTACTAAAGAATAAATCCCCGTAATAGTAGAAGTCTTAGTCGTTAGATTTCGATCGTACGTAACTGTCATCGTCACTGTACCATACATACTCTGAACCGTTTTTGTTTCTTTATTTCCTCGGACAATCGTATCAAGTGGAGCAATTTTTGATTTTGAATTGCTTAATTTTGCCATTGAACTCCCTACTGCAGGAGTAACTGTAATTGTTACATTCCCCTCTTTATATACTCGTTTCGGGAGCGTACTAGCTTCAGTAGTAATTAACGACCCAAAAAAACCATCTAATAACAGAGTAGCAGTTAGTGCTAGGGTAGCAACTAAAATAAGCCTTCTAAATTTACTTTTCATTATTTTCTCTCCTCACATAGTCCAATTGTAATGCTAGTTCTCCGCTACTTGTCCATAATGAGATAGACTTGTACATTAGCGCCAGTTAAACATCGGTATCATGAATATAAGCAGAAATTTTTATTTAGCTGATTACTCACCATAGGTACAACATATTGTATAAAAATCGGACGTTCTTTATTTCAACTTATACATTGCTCATACTCCTCCGCTTCTTCTCCCAAAAATAGCTGATCAGCTATTTTCATTTTACCAAAAATAGAAAAGAAAAAAATCCGTATTTTCCGCCAATTTTTTGGCGAAAATCCGCCAATTTCTTCAAAATAAATGACAAAGTTTATTAAATGAAGTAGAATCTAGTAAAAAAGTGGAGGAGAAATTGCATGGCTATTCGTACATTGCTTATTGATTCTGACCCTATCTATTTGCTTGGGTTGAAAAAATTGTTGGAAAACGAAAGCAATATAACAGTTATCGGTTCTTGTTCTTGTATCGATTCACTAGATACTTTCATACATATACATGTACCAGATGTCATTGTGATAAATGTGCACATGCACATAATAAAAGCATTGGGCTGGATAAAAAATGCGAAGGAAATATACCCCACAATAAATGTCATTATGCTATGCAACTATCCACCGCTCGCCTTATCTGCGCATGAGGCAGGTGTATCCGTCGTATTGTCAAAAGAAAAAGTTTCCACTCATTTAGCACATATGATCCGATACAGCAACGAAGGAGAAAAATATTTTT comes from Anoxybacillus flavithermus and encodes:
- the sufD gene encoding Fe-S cluster assembly protein SufD, whose translation is MMIETKLPFDQQYVRSFSEGRGEPDWLLNVRLQALAQAEQLPLPKPDKTKIDRWNFTQFSTHLVESAPLSSLEELPEEVKVLIDIDEEQKNVYVQRDHTCAYVSLADELKEKGVIFTDLATAVREHGELVQKYFMDGVKVNEHRLTALHAALVNGGVFVYVPKHVQVDVPLQAVYVHEKAEALFNHVIIVADVGSKVTYVENYISTRERSEAIVNIIAEVFALDDAQVFFGAVDSLAKGTTTYVNRRGITGRHARIEWALGLMNDGNTISENITRLIGDGSFGDTKTVVVSRGEQVQNFTTSVIHYGKHTEGYILKHGVVKDEATSIFNGIGKIEHGASKSNAEQESRVLMLSPKARGDANPILLIDEDDVTAGHAASVGRVDPTQLYYLMSRGIPKTEAERLIIHGFLAPVVNEIPIERVKKQLIEVIERKVK
- the sufC gene encoding Fe-S cluster assembly ATPase SufC, which encodes MATLTIKDLHVAIDGKEILKGVNLEIKGGEFHAIMGPNGTGKSTLSAAIMGHPKYEVTKGSITLDGQDVLEMEVDERARAGLFLAMQYPSEISGVTNADFLRSAINARRGEGNEISLMKFIRQLDEKMAFLEMNPDMAHRYLNEGFSGGEKKRNEILQLMMLQPKIAILDEIDSGLDIDALKVVAKGVNEMRNSDFGCLIITHYQRLLNYITPDYVHVMMQGRIVKSGGPELAQRLEAEGYDWIKKELGIEDEVVEQEA
- a CDS encoding MetQ/NlpA family ABC transporter substrate-binding protein; protein product: MKKWFSLLVAAVVVLALAACGKSESAEEKTNKLVVGASNVPHAEILEKAKPILKEKGIELEIVTFQDFVLPNKALADKELDANYFQHIPYLEAQMKEHGYDFVNAGGIHIEPIGVYSKKYKSLEELPNGAKIIMSNSVADHGRILSMLEEKGLIKLKDGVDKTKATIDDIVENPKNLVFEADIEAGLLPQVYKNDEGDAVLINANYALDAGLDPAKDPIAVESPENNPYVNIIAVRKGDEKRKEIQTLVEVLQSKEIQDFILQKYNGAVIPATK
- a CDS encoding methionine ABC transporter permease; protein product: MFNELFPNVVWDKIWAATTETLYMTAVSVVATFVLGILLGLLLFLTSKGNIWENRFINGVIASFVNIFRSIPFIILIILLIPFTKLVVGKILGANAALPALIIGAAPFYARMVEIALREIDKGVIEAAKAMGATTATIIWKVLLPEALPALVSGITVTAIALVGYTAMAGVVGAGGLGNLAYLEGFQRNNNDVTFVATVLILIIVFIIQFIGDLVTSKIDKR
- a CDS encoding methionine ABC transporter ATP-binding protein translates to MITLSNVTKVYKAASGHVTAVDRVNLHIEAGEIFGIIGYSGAGKSSLIRLLNGLEKPTSGEVIVDGKDMGKISGKQLRQARQQIGMIFQHFNLLWSRTVRENIAFPLEIAGVPKEERMKRVDELIQLVGLQGRENAYPSQLSGGQKQRVGIARALANNPKVLLCDEATSALDPQTTDSILDLLVDINKRLGLTIVLITHEMHVIRKICDRVAVMENGKIVEMGEVLHVFRKPEQPITKRFVQQVTEPEETKEAMLHLLERYPNGKVVQLTFVGEEAEQPLITHIIRQFDLNVNILQGKISQTHHGSYGVLFVHLDGANDEIERALDFIRQQEVEVEVLANVQ
- a CDS encoding response regulator transcription factor, which codes for MAIRTLLIDSDPIYLLGLKKLLENESNITVIGSCSCIDSLDTFIHIHVPDVIVINVHMHIIKALGWIKNAKEIYPTINVIMLCNYPPLALSAHEAGVSVVLSKEKVSTHLAHMIRYSNEGEKYFLVDSETMYSTKHGLTNIEINILQMLADDQTSVQISERLKISKRTVERHLSSIFEKLGVSSRTGAVAEALRLQLIK